In one window of Mesotoga sp. UBA6090 DNA:
- the upp gene encoding uracil phosphoribosyltransferase, producing the protein MRDDQTGPKEFRELLKEITLLLTYEATRHIPTYEKEITTPLVRMVGQSIEDKKVTVVPILRAGLGMVEGVLSLMPNASVGYIGIYRDPDTIQPVEYYSKLPKIDETTQIFVLDPMLATGVSSSWALKLVKRAGGKQISLMCLIAAPEGVRLIEKNHPDVKIFTAALDERLNDHAYIIPGLGDAGDRLYRTK; encoded by the coding sequence ATGAGAGATGATCAAACCGGTCCTAAGGAGTTTAGGGAACTCCTCAAAGAAATAACCCTGCTCTTGACCTACGAGGCGACTAGACACATACCTACTTATGAGAAGGAAATCACTACTCCTCTCGTGAGGATGGTCGGTCAGTCCATCGAAGATAAAAAAGTGACCGTAGTTCCTATTCTCAGAGCCGGCCTCGGCATGGTTGAGGGGGTTCTTTCTCTGATGCCCAATGCTTCCGTTGGCTATATTGGTATATACAGAGATCCCGATACGATTCAGCCCGTCGAATACTATTCAAAGCTCCCCAAGATCGATGAAACGACTCAGATCTTCGTTCTAGATCCGATGCTTGCAACTGGAGTTTCGTCCTCCTGGGCTTTGAAACTTGTAAAGAGAGCCGGAGGGAAGCAGATCTCCTTGATGTGTCTTATTGCAGCTCCCGAAGGTGTAAGACTCATCGAGAAGAATCACCCTGACGTGAAGATTTTCACTGCAGCTCTTGATGAAAGACTGAATGACCATGCATATATCATTCCTGGGTTAGGAGATGCCGGTGATAGACTCTACAGAACGAAGTAA
- a CDS encoding thymidine kinase: MSGKLTVVVGPMYSGKTSTLLSMVEIYTLGKKRIRVFKPIIDTRYSSNHVVSHSGQMAEAINVNDSSKIEEIVSRESEKLDAIFIDETNFFDQGLLEVVEKMIFGGIDVFCVGLDLSYKHRPFAVTANLMAAADEVIKKKAVCHICGEYNATVTHRISGAIDTEIDVGGMEKYIAVCRDCYMKLNSSNRK, encoded by the coding sequence ATGTCGGGCAAACTCACGGTTGTTGTAGGGCCAATGTATTCAGGGAAAACTTCGACTCTTCTCTCTATGGTTGAAATCTATACTCTTGGTAAGAAACGTATAAGGGTTTTCAAGCCAATAATTGATACCAGATACTCATCCAATCATGTCGTAAGTCACTCAGGCCAAATGGCGGAGGCGATAAATGTGAATGACTCCTCGAAAATTGAAGAGATCGTCTCGCGGGAAAGTGAGAAGCTTGATGCAATATTTATTGACGAGACGAATTTCTTCGATCAGGGTCTGCTCGAGGTAGTTGAGAAGATGATTTTTGGTGGGATCGATGTATTTTGCGTAGGACTCGATCTCAGCTACAAGCATAGACCGTTTGCTGTAACTGCTAACCTGATGGCCGCCGCAGATGAAGTGATAAAGAAAAAGGCCGTCTGCCATATTTGTGGAGAATATAATGCGACAGTAACTCACAGGATTTCGGGTGCAATCGATACGGAAATCGATGTCGGAGGAATGGAGAAATACATTGCGGTTTGCAGAGATTGTTACATGAAACTTAATTCATCGAATCGCAAATGA
- a CDS encoding carbohydrate kinase family protein, producing the protein MPVIDSTERSKFRALIVGGYLEDIEISGSGHNAGIKQTPGGSGFNVANCLSLIGADVLFLSCFGVGDSRKWPFESIPVTSNCSHGTFLFRGSEVIAVEKPSIASINDELLQLLCEERFDLLYSTLEIGQLAASRATSTESGIKVIDPSPFHELKGLEGLEKYDFILANDYMSFDRDDRRVIIKASSKGARYGKKEYLPPRIGKSRFGSGDLFGAIFSLLVSTGTSPEEAIEESVKISGEYCYQEKSIGQFLLGTRDSLDYVIRS; encoded by the coding sequence ATGCCGGTGATAGACTCTACAGAACGAAGTAAGTTTCGTGCCCTCATTGTAGGTGGTTACTTGGAAGATATCGAGATTTCGGGTAGCGGCCACAACGCCGGGATAAAACAAACTCCAGGCGGGTCAGGCTTCAATGTGGCCAACTGCCTTTCATTGATTGGCGCCGATGTTCTCTTTTTGAGCTGTTTTGGCGTCGGCGATTCTCGGAAATGGCCTTTTGAGTCTATTCCGGTCACGTCGAATTGTTCACACGGGACTTTCCTCTTTAGAGGTTCTGAAGTTATCGCGGTTGAAAAGCCTTCAATAGCAAGCATCAACGACGAATTGCTCCAGCTTCTTTGTGAGGAGAGATTCGATCTCCTGTACAGTACTCTTGAGATTGGCCAATTAGCGGCCTCAAGGGCTACTTCGACAGAGTCCGGGATTAAGGTCATAGATCCTTCTCCCTTTCATGAGCTAAAAGGATTGGAGGGCTTGGAGAAGTACGACTTTATTCTCGCTAATGACTATATGTCATTTGATAGAGACGACAGACGAGTCATTATAAAGGCTTCGTCAAAAGGTGCACGTTACGGGAAAAAGGAGTATCTACCTCCGCGAATCGGAAAAAGTCGCTTTGGCAGTGGAGATCTCTTTGGGGCAATCTTTTCGCTACTAGTTTCGACAGGAACTTCTCCTGAAGAGGCAATAGAAGAGTCTGTGAAGATCAGTGGCGAATATTGTTATCAGGAAAAATCGATCGGACAGTTCTTGCTTGGCACTAGGGACAGTCTTGATTACGTGATAAGGAGCTGA